A portion of the Carya illinoinensis cultivar Pawnee chromosome 11, C.illinoinensisPawnee_v1, whole genome shotgun sequence genome contains these proteins:
- the LOC122282326 gene encoding uncharacterized protein LOC122282326 — translation MERLKYKLGFFGCLAVSCKRRSGRIALYWKKHFRVEDQSFSKSHVHAKVTEEGVNGDLWWLIGFYGGLEVSRRSESWSLLRFLKIPSDIGWVLLGDFNEIMSNDENNGGRAKPDRQLKDFRDVIEECQVHDLGFIGNPFTWYNGREEGHMISEWNSLYPMVVVIHGVVAYYDHMPIILKLFEGVQSGPRRKLFHFEAMWVEASGCKQVVDGAWKAVEGRRELNTIMKKIEHCSEKLSVWNRSSFGNVQRNLHKAKEKLRLAHQADPFSLNRQQIQMARNAVQQWLQRSETMWKQRSKVLWLAEGDKNSCFFHYKAS, via the coding sequence ATGGAAAGACTGAAGTACAAGCTGGGTTTTTTTGGCTGTTTAGCTGTTAGTTGCAAAAGGAGAAGTGGGAGGATAGCTTTGTATTGGAAGAAGCATTTTAGAGTAGAAGATCAAAGTTTTTCAAAGTCTCATGTTCATGCTAAAGTTACTGAGGAAGGTGTAAATGGTGATTTGTGGTGGCTAATTGGGTTTTATGGTGGACTAGAGGTGAGTAGGAGAAGTGAATCATGGTCTTTGTTGAGGTTTCTAAAGATTCCTTCTGATATAGGATGGGTTCTTTtaggagatttcaatgagattatGAGTAATGATGAAAATAATGGTGGAAGAGCTAAACCAGATAGGCAATTGAAGGACTTTCGAGATGTCATTGAAGAATGTCAAGTGCATGATTTGGGGTTTATAGGTAATCCATTTACATGGTATAATGGAAGGGAAGAGGGTCATATGATTAGTGAATGGAATTCTCTTTATCCAATGGTTGTGGTTATCCATGGTGTAGTTGCTTATTATGATCATATgcctataattttaaaattgtttgaaGGGGTGCAATCGGGACCAAGAAGGAAATTGTTTCATTTTGAGGCAATGTGGGTGGAAGCTTCTGGCTGTAAACAAGTTGTTGATGGAGCATGGAAGGCAGTTGAAGGAAGGAGAGAACTGAATACTATCATGAAGAAGATTGAGCATTGTAGTGAAAAATTGTCAGTGTGGAATAGATCTAGCTTTGGTAATGTGCAGCGAAATCTACATAAGGCTAAGGAAAAGCTTAGATTAGCTCATCAAGCTGATCCTTTTTCTCTTAATAGGCAGCAAATTCAAATGGCACGAAACGCAGTTCAACAATGGCTGCAAAGAAGTGAGACCATGTGGAAACAAAGATCAAAGGTTCTATGGTTAGCTGAGGGAGATAAGAATTCATGTTTCTTCCATTATAAAGCATcttag